The Mycolicibacterium parafortuitum nucleotide sequence ACCTTCGTCGAGGGGTCGATCTCCCACGGCGGCGACGTGACCGTCGAAGCCGACGGGATCTTCCTCTTCCCGAAGCGTTAGCCGCACCGGCATTTCCCGAACCCGTGACACAACGGAACGGACACGGTAAGCACTTAGCGTGGCTGCGGGGACGTATGTGGGTCGGGTCGGCGGGTTGGCGCTGGCCCTGGGTATCGGAGCGGGAATCCTGGCAGGTGCCGGCGCGGCGTTCGCCGACGACGGCGCGGGGTCCGGTCCGGGAACCGGTCCACAATCGTCGGCGTCGGACACCTCCGCGGCGAAACCGTCGAAGACCACCGAGGACGGCGATCGGGGCACCGGCGCCGACACGGAAACGGACACCGAGGTCGCCGACCGCGACCAGGACGACACCGGGGACGAGGCCGGCGAGGCTGAATCCGAGACCTCGCAGCGGCGGTCCGCGAAGCCGACCAGGATCTCGACGAGGATCTCCGACGACGCCGCGGCCGAGGCGGACCACGACACCGCCACCGAGAGCGACACCGACACCGAGGCGGCACCCTCGGACAGCGACGACAGCCCCGCTGTTCCCGGGGCGGTCGCGCTGTCCGCGGTGGCCACCGCGCGGGATAAGACCGACGACACCGTCGCCGCCGAGTACGAGATCCCTACCGACGTCGTGGTCACCGAGGTCACGGCGCCGCTGGAGTGGATGCAGTACGTCCCGGTGCTCGGGCGGTTCGTGGTGACCCCGATCGTGAACGTGATCCACGCGATCCCGTTCGTGTCCGAGATCCTGCACCCGCTGGTCGGATGGCCGGTTGACCACGACGCACCGCCGGGGGCGCCGCGGCCGCGCACCGTGCGGGTGAGGTCCTTCGATGGAGCCGAGATCTACGTGCACTTCATGCCCGCCACCGGGTTGCGGGACGGCGAGTCGGCCCCGACGGTGCTCAACGGTCCCGGCGTCGGGTTCCCCGGCTCGACGACACTCGGGCTCGACGTCGATCCGTTCCTGCCCGGCGACATCGTCGGGATCGGCATGTTGCGCAAGGCCGGCTACAACGTGGTCAGCTGGGATCCGCGCGGCGAATGGCGTTCGGGCGGGCGAATGCAACTGCAATCACCGGATTTCGAGGGCCGCGACGTCTCGCACATCATCAGCTGGCTGACGACGCTGGACGCGGTGGCCAAGGTCGACGGTGATCCGAAGATCGGCATGGTGGGCCTGTCCTACGGCGGCGGTATCCAGTTCTCGTCGGCGATCGTCGACCACCGTATCGACGCGATCGTGCCGACGATCGCGTGGAACAGCCTGGTGGACGCGATCTTCCCGCGCCAGGCGGTCAGCAGCGTGTGGGGGACGTTCCTCAGCGCGCTGCTCGTGATCACCGACGCGCGCCCGAACGAGCGGATCCTGCCCGCGGTGGTCGGCGCGGTGCTGACCGGTAAGGCCTCCCAGTCCGACATCGACCTGTTCAACAGCCGTATGTTCGCCGATCGGCTCGCCAAGATCACCGCACCGACGCTGCTGGTCCAGGGCACGGTCGACACACTGGTCCCGTTGTCGCACGCCGATCTGAACGCCCGCGCGCTGATCGAGGCGGGCACCACCACCAAGGTGGTGTGGTTCTGCGGCGGTCACGGCACCTGCCTGAGCAGTGTCAACGACGGGAAGGTGGTGTGGCGCGAAACGATGGAGTGGCTGGACCGCTACGTCAAGGGAGACGAATCCGTCGATCCCGGACCGCAATTCGAGTGGGTGGATCAGCACGGCGAGTGGCACTCCTCGCCGACCTATCCGGTCACCGCGGGCGAGTCGATCAGCGCAGAGCTGACGGGAACCGGCCAGGCGCTGGCGTTCGTGCCGTTCCTCGGTGGATCCGGACCGAACCCGCTGATCCTGACCCGCGGCCTCGTCCGCACCTTCGTCGGCATCCCGTCGGGGGCCAAGGCGTTCAACGCGGTAAACCTGCGCGTTCCGGATGCGACAGAGCTGACCCGTCTGGTCGGCGCCCCGGAGCTGACGCTGACCTACTCCGGTACGGGCAACGCGAAGCATGTGTACGCCCAGATCGTCGACGACGAGACCGGCCTGGTTCTGGGCAATCAGGTCACACCGATTCCCGTGGTACTGGACGGACAGTCACGCACCGTGACATTCACGATGGAGCAGATCGGCCATACCCTCAAGCCCGGGGAGTCGGTGACGGTGCAGCTGGTCACCTCCGCGTTCAGCTTCCTGAACTTCTACTCCTACGGGGGGATCAAGGTCGAGGGCATGTCGGTGAAGCTTCCGACACTTGCTGCCGCCCAGGTGATCACCACCGCCGCGTGACTCGTAGTGAAGGAGAACCGATGACCGACAACCGTGCCGAGGGCCTCAAAGTCTTCAAGGAGCTCCTTCCCGGGCTCGTCCCGGACGACGCGACCACGCTGCGCGACGACGGTTTCGCCGGCGAGATAGGCGAACTCGGCCTCGAGCATGTCTTCGGCGCGTTGTGGACCCGGCCGGGGCTGGATCGGCGCTCCCGCAGCCTCGTCACACTCGGTGCGCTGATCGCGCTGCGCGCGGACAACGAACTGAAGTTCCACTTCCCCATCGCGCTGCAGAACGGCCTGACCATCGAAGAGCTCGAGGAGGTGCTCTACCACCTCACCGGATACGTCGGGTATCCGGCGGTCAGCAGCGCACGAGCCGTCGGCCGCGAAGTGCTCCCGCCGCGCCGGCATCTGACGTGAGAGCCGGCCTACGGGCGCGCGAGTACGGAATCGCGTAACGCGGCGACGGACTGTGGACGGGCCAGGTGATACCCCTGCCCGTAGTGGATTCCGAGGTCGCGTAACAGCTGCATCTGCACATCGGTCTCGATGCCTTCGGCGACGGTCGCCGCGTCGATGTCGCCGGCGAAGTGCGACAGCGCCGCCGCCAACGCGCGCCTGGCCGGATCATTCTCGATGCCGATGGTCAGCTCGCGGTCGAGTTTGATGATGTCGGGCCGCAACCGCAGGATCGTGGTCAGCCCGGCGAACCCACTTCCGGCGTCGTCGATGGCCAATTTGATCCCGTGTCTGCGGACCGGCTCCAGGCTCACGCTGAGCAACTCGGGCGCGGGCTCGTGCTCGGTGAGTTCGACGACGAGCTTCTGCGGATAGGCCAGCATCACCTGCTGCACCTCGGCGTCGGCCAATGCCAGCGGGCTGAGGTTCACCGTGACCGAGTACCGGTCCGGGATCGCCAGCGCGGCGTCCAGCAGACCACGCAGTGCCTTCAACTCCATGTCGACTCCACGATTGACCTTGTGCGCCATCATCATCCACACATCGGGGGTCCGCACGGGTTCGCTGGCGAACCGGCTCAGGCCTTCGAAAGCCACGACCCGGCCGCTGGCGAGGTCGACGATCGGCTGGAACACCGGATCGATGCGCCCGTCCCGCAGAACCTCGTCGATGACCCGCTCCAGTTCGTCACGTTCGGAAAGCTCGGGAAGCACCACCGACGCGAGGAAATCGGCGGCCGCGCGGTTGTAGCTCGGCGCGGCCGTGGAGTGCAGCAGATTGTTCAGCAACGTGGCGAGCTGGGCGTTCGAGTTGATCAGCACTCCGAGGAACTCGGTGATCGACAAGATGGGTTCGACGTGGGCCAGATCGAACGCGTCGGGCATCGGAGCGACGACGGACAACGTGCCGATGGCCGCGCCGGCATTCATCAAAGGGATGGACAGACAACTGCGGACCCCGAGCCGCTCGCTGATCGCGCGCACCTGCGGGGTCAACCGGGGGTCGGTGGCGGTGTCGCCGATGATCTCGGACTTGCCCGACTCCAGGGGGTAGATCTGGAAGGTGTCCGCGACCGGCACCACCCGGCCCTGGATCGCACCCGTGTCGCCATGCGTGGCAAGGACTTCGAGGAACCCGCCTGACGTCCTCAGCGCGACCGAGGCGCCGGATGCGTTCGGGATCCGCGCGCACACCTGCTCGACGATCCGCTGCAGTAACGACTGCGGGTCTATGGAGGCGATGAGTTCGCGGACGAGGTCCCGCATGCGCTGGGACTCAGTCGCCGGCGCGTATCAGTGCGACATCGGACACCATGCGGATGTGGTCGGCCATCGCCTGGGCCGCACCGACGGAGTCCTGCCGGCGTACCGCCTCGGCGATGCGCTTGTGCCCTTCCAGCGATGCCCGCGGGCGGTCCTGTTGGGACAGCGATTCGATGCGCGTTTCCCTCACCAGACCGGAGATCTCGTGCATCAGCTTGGCCAGCAGCGACGAGTGCGCGGCCGCGGTGATCGCCTCGTGGAACATCTCGTCCCCGACCACCCCGCGGTCGCCGGCGTCGACCTCTTCCTCCATCTTCGCGATCGCCGCGTCGATGGCGGCCATTTCGGTGTCGCTGCGCCGCGCCGCAGCCAGGCCGGCCAGCTTGACCTCCAGTGCTTCGCGCGCCTCGATGATGTCCGGGATGCGGTCGGCGTGTTCGCGCAGCGCCTTGATCGCGCGCTTCTCGGTCGGCCTCCGGATCAGGATCGCGCCGTCGCCGTGGCGCACCGACAGCACCCCCTGGACCTCGAGCGCGACCAGCGCCTGACTCAGCGACGCCCGACTGACCCCGAGTTTCGCGGCGAGCTCACGCTCTGCGGGCAGCCGGTCGCCCGGATCCATCGCGTTGTCGGCGATGTACGCACACAGCTGCTCGACGATGACCTCGTAAAGGCGAGGCCGGGTCACCGGACGCAGTTGCTCAACCACTCACTCACCTACTCTCTGAGCCATTTTTGGTCAGCCTACCGCCGACCCCTGCGTAGGCCAGATCACACTCGCTGTTGACAGTGAGCCATCCCACTGGTGTACTGGCTAGGCCAGTAGTCCACTGGTGAGGACTCACGGATATCCGGAGACAGCCATGCCGCTTGAGCTCATACCAATCCTCGCCCTGATCGCGATGTTCATCTGCGCGACACTGCTGCCCATCAACATGGGCACCCTGGGCTTTGTCGCCGCCTTCCTGGTCGGCACCCTCGCCGTCGGGATGAGCACCGACGACATCATCGCCGGATTCCCCAGCGACCTGTTCCTGACCTTGGTCGGCGTCACGTACCTCTTCGCGATCGCGCAGAACAATGGCACGGTCGACCTGATGGTCCGCGGCGCCCTCCAGCTGGTCCGCGGACGGGTGGCGTTCATCCCGTGGGTGATGTTCGGCATCACCGCGGTACTGACCGCCCTGGGCGCACTCGGCCCGGCCGCGGTCGCGATCATCGCGCCCATCGCGCTGACCTTCGCCAAGCGATACAAGATCAACGCCCTGCTGATGGGCATGATGGTGATCCACGGCGCGCAGGCCGGCGGCTTCTCCCCGATCAGCATCTACGGCGTCACCGTCAACAACATCGCCGCCAAGGCGGGCCTGGTGAACAGTCCGTTGACCCTGTTCCTGGGCAGCCTGTTCTTCAACGCCGGGATCGGCATCCTGCTGTTCGCCTTCCTCGGCGGCCGCAAGCTGCTGGGGCGAACCACCCGAGACCACGTCGACGACGAGGGCGAGGACGGAGCCGACGGCGGCACCGGGCCCACTCCGCACGGCGCACACGGGCCGGGCGGAGCCCCGGTGTTCTCCGGCCACGGCACCGGCGCCTCGGCGGCCACCCTGGTGGCCCCGCCGAACACCGCACTGAGCCCGTTGCCCCGTCGCGCGGTGTCGTTCGACCAGGTCCTGACCCTCGTCGGACTTGCGGCGCTGGCACTGTTCTCCCTGATCCTCGACCTCGACATCGGCTTCGTGTCGATGACAGTGGCCGCGGTGCTGGCGCTGGCCTCCCCGAAGGCCCAGAAAGGTGCGGTCTCCCAAATCAGTTGGTCCACCGTCCTTCTCATCGGCGGGGTGCTCACATTCGTCGGGGTGCTACAGGAAGCGGGCAGCGTCGAGTGGGTCGGAAACGGGGTCGCCAGCATCGGCATGCCCC carries:
- a CDS encoding S15 peptidase family protein — encoded protein: MAAGTYVGRVGGLALALGIGAGILAGAGAAFADDGAGSGPGTGPQSSASDTSAAKPSKTTEDGDRGTGADTETDTEVADRDQDDTGDEAGEAESETSQRRSAKPTRISTRISDDAAAEADHDTATESDTDTEAAPSDSDDSPAVPGAVALSAVATARDKTDDTVAAEYEIPTDVVVTEVTAPLEWMQYVPVLGRFVVTPIVNVIHAIPFVSEILHPLVGWPVDHDAPPGAPRPRTVRVRSFDGAEIYVHFMPATGLRDGESAPTVLNGPGVGFPGSTTLGLDVDPFLPGDIVGIGMLRKAGYNVVSWDPRGEWRSGGRMQLQSPDFEGRDVSHIISWLTTLDAVAKVDGDPKIGMVGLSYGGGIQFSSAIVDHRIDAIVPTIAWNSLVDAIFPRQAVSSVWGTFLSALLVITDARPNERILPAVVGAVLTGKASQSDIDLFNSRMFADRLAKITAPTLLVQGTVDTLVPLSHADLNARALIEAGTTTKVVWFCGGHGTCLSSVNDGKVVWRETMEWLDRYVKGDESVDPGPQFEWVDQHGEWHSSPTYPVTAGESISAELTGTGQALAFVPFLGGSGPNPLILTRGLVRTFVGIPSGAKAFNAVNLRVPDATELTRLVGAPELTLTYSGTGNAKHVYAQIVDDETGLVLGNQVTPIPVVLDGQSRTVTFTMEQIGHTLKPGESVTVQLVTSAFSFLNFYSYGGIKVEGMSVKLPTLAAAQVITTAA
- a CDS encoding carboxymuconolactone decarboxylase family protein produces the protein MTDNRAEGLKVFKELLPGLVPDDATTLRDDGFAGEIGELGLEHVFGALWTRPGLDRRSRSLVTLGALIALRADNELKFHFPIALQNGLTIEELEEVLYHLTGYVGYPAVSSARAVGREVLPPRRHLT
- a CDS encoding EAL domain-containing protein, producing the protein MRDLVRELIASIDPQSLLQRIVEQVCARIPNASGASVALRTSGGFLEVLATHGDTGAIQGRVVPVADTFQIYPLESGKSEIIGDTATDPRLTPQVRAISERLGVRSCLSIPLMNAGAAIGTLSVVAPMPDAFDLAHVEPILSITEFLGVLINSNAQLATLLNNLLHSTAAPSYNRAAADFLASVVLPELSERDELERVIDEVLRDGRIDPVFQPIVDLASGRVVAFEGLSRFASEPVRTPDVWMMMAHKVNRGVDMELKALRGLLDAALAIPDRYSVTVNLSPLALADAEVQQVMLAYPQKLVVELTEHEPAPELLSVSLEPVRRHGIKLAIDDAGSGFAGLTTILRLRPDIIKLDRELTIGIENDPARRALAAALSHFAGDIDAATVAEGIETDVQMQLLRDLGIHYGQGYHLARPQSVAALRDSVLARP
- a CDS encoding FadR/GntR family transcriptional regulator, with translation MVEQLRPVTRPRLYEVIVEQLCAYIADNAMDPGDRLPAERELAAKLGVSRASLSQALVALEVQGVLSVRHGDGAILIRRPTEKRAIKALREHADRIPDIIEAREALEVKLAGLAAARRSDTEMAAIDAAIAKMEEEVDAGDRGVVGDEMFHEAITAAAHSSLLAKLMHEISGLVRETRIESLSQQDRPRASLEGHKRIAEAVRRQDSVGAAQAMADHIRMVSDVALIRAGD
- a CDS encoding SLC13 family permease, which gives rise to MPLELIPILALIAMFICATLLPINMGTLGFVAAFLVGTLAVGMSTDDIIAGFPSDLFLTLVGVTYLFAIAQNNGTVDLMVRGALQLVRGRVAFIPWVMFGITAVLTALGALGPAAVAIIAPIALTFAKRYKINALLMGMMVIHGAQAGGFSPISIYGVTVNNIAAKAGLVNSPLTLFLGSLFFNAGIGILLFAFLGGRKLLGRTTRDHVDDEGEDGADGGTGPTPHGAHGPGGAPVFSGHGTGASAATLVAPPNTALSPLPRRAVSFDQVLTLVGLAALALFSLILDLDIGFVSMTVAAVLALASPKAQKGAVSQISWSTVLLIGGVLTFVGVLQEAGSVEWVGNGVASIGMPLLVALLLCYLGAIVSAFASSVAILGATIPLAVPLLLAGEIGPVGVIVALAIASTIVDVSPFSTNGALVLANAQGVDRDTFYKQILKYSALVVAIGPLIAWAVLVAPGWL